The Mytilus edulis chromosome 5, xbMytEdul2.2, whole genome shotgun sequence genomic interval ATCTTACCACATAAATTGATAAAAAGCTTATCAGTTCAGTATACATAATGTTGTGTTTTTTCTCAAAGATATTAAACGTTACTACCTATACAAATTAGTCGAAATGTCTTGCTGAGAGTTTAGCTTGTTGTATAAAACCAGCACAAACCTACCTAGTAGATGAGCTGTTGGAGTATAATACTCGTAGATGGTCCTTTGATTTAAACCTAGTATACTAtctttaaaatttgtaatatatcaTTATCATATATCCGATTAAGAATTATTTAATAGGATCTATATTCTATTCTGCATATAAATTTGCTTGCGTGTACAATCATTTCGAAAACGTTCAGTATCGTTTCTTGATTACGATATTCATACTCTTCTATAAGGTACAATAATAGTCCCTATAATAACTTAGCTTTAATATAGAAAAATAGGTTTTAATGACTAGTTATTCTGTATCTATTGTTGTTCCAACGGTCTAAGTAAAAGGAGGCACTAATTGTTAAAGTATCTATTTTAACCTCGTATAAAGATGACCATAGATAAATCTGCTATATTTGAAAGTCCTTATTTGTCATAAAGCTCCTTGAgtattacaatatttatttaccTTTGGCTTTCAAAGGTTTTAGTTGGATGTTTCTCTGATGAACGTAATCCTGTAAAGCGTTTCAGATGCaccagttttttttcaaattttattttctgtaacCATTATACTAAAATCAGTCATAATTTGATTGAAACATtaaaggtcattttttttttacttttttcggtATTTTGGTGTTGATCGCATATGTTTTATGTATGTTCAACTTATTCTTAAATATTATCGAATCGGGTCAACTGATATATGGTCTATTGCCGAATTCCTTAAAACTCATTCATTTTAGCGAATGACAATATTAATGTGATACAAAAATGTGCCAAAAACTGCAAACTTATTTTAGACCATAAAAGACTTTTTTTATACCGATAAtagatgtaaatattttttatgatttttataaaacttttataaaaaaggtgtaaatacgattttttttaatcGTCTCTCATAATTCATATGACATATCATTGTGTTTGTTGTGGAATTCTACTTGAATGTTATACAAGTAAGAAGTTTAACTAGCAAATAAAACCATTTTCTGTATAAGGAAATGTCTGTCCGAAACCAggaaaactcatcataaatatcaTGCAGTTATACGTATCTATCACAGTTACGTGTCTAGTTCCCTGACACGTGGATTGTACGCCATATGGACATCATACGCCTATTAGTTCTTTCAATAATCAATAAAGCATGAATCACATAATATACAAGTACTGTGACTGCAAAAATGTCTGTTTAAAAACCATTTATTTAATCATAGTTAACCTTAAGTTGCAACACCAATTcaaaacataataattttatatttttctaggaaATCAATATGTTGCTGGTGTAGTCGTTGGGATAGTTATTCCCTTGATCAtgattgtttttattgtgtattttggATGGAAGAAATACAGGTaagtatatacaaaaaaactacAAGTATATTTTTCGAAGATATTGTTTTACTCAACTTGAGCATGTTGAGTGTTCATTGTAAACCTTGATATTAAAATAAGGAAATGAGTTGTGATGGCTAATTAAATAACTATCTACCAAAGTTGAAATGAAGTGGATGCAGGCAAATGCCTTCAATAGTTAGAAAATTTACACAGCAAAGGGGGCGTGGAAGGTAACAACTAcaatgatacaaaaaataaaatgtttaatagcAGTAAAACATACGACCTCTGCAGCTTAATGACTAAGCTGTagtgtaaagattttatttttattcttaaaatcGAACCTTTGCAATTGGGCTTTGAATCAAGTATAGTAAAACGTTGGAAATGTGTTAACGAAAAAGCAATCTATAAATACAACAAACCCATAAAAAGACAAATCATAATTGTTCTCATTGTTTGTTTTAGGACATACATATATGAAGTTAGAAGGAAGGAAAAGTTGAAGAAATTAAggtataaaattaaacaaaaaattaaaatatgaaagaatTGTTTTTCGCATTAACACACAGATACACACCCAAacaattttaaattggaaaacaGTGTCTTTTATCATCACAATACAATACATTATGCATATTTGTTAGAATTTAAGCAAAAGATTCCAAattgtagtaataaaattaacggtaccaattttcttgtaccagatgcgcatttcgacaatacatgtctcttcagtgatgctcgtggccaaaatatttgaaatccaaagcttatataaaagataaagagctataatccaaaaggtccaaaaagtatagccagatccttgaaaggaatcagagctttgcatgagggagatacattccttaatttataataatttttatcattttgtaacagcacattttaataacacaaaagatctgtattttcatgccagtaccgaagtactggctactggggtggtgataccctcggggactaatagtccaccagcagaggcatcgacccagtggtagtaatgaaattaacggtaccaattttcttgcaccagatgcgcatttcgacaatacatgtctcttcagtgatgctcgtggccaaaatatttgaaatccaaagcttatataaaagatgaagagctataatccaaaatgtccaaaaagtatagccagatccttgaaaggaatcagagctttgcatgagggagatacattccttaatatctaataatttttatcattttgtaacagcaaattttaataacacaaaaaatccgtattttcatgtcagtaccgtagtactggctactgggctggtgataccctcggggaataatagtccaccagcagaggcatcgatccagtggtagtAATATGCATAGGACACGTTTGACACTGGATGTAAGCCAATTAAACAGCaactaatatacattttcaataaGTCAGTCATTCAAGGCAAAAACGAAAACTTTAGTAGAATTAAATACAAGCATTTTTAAAATGTCATAGAAATAACACAAAATAGTATGCAAGAATCAAACGAAGTGTGTTTAAccgtactgtggattcatttattttcgtgggtaccaattttcgtggattaagaaaaacttgcatgttcgtggatatttaaattcgtggttttgaCGATTCTGCATATAAGCCTATAAGAAATTTGATATTCGTTGaaaatttaatttcgtggttcacctgtacccacgaaagcaacgaaaattggtattcaacgaataataatgaatctacagtatttcAAAATCACAAACAATTTATAACTTATATGGATAGTGGATGAAACCGAAAAGCATGAATACATATGTAAATTAATTCAGAAGCACATATAAACGTTTTGTATTTAAAATCAGGAATCTCTTGAAAATTTATTTAGTAAACAATAATTGAAATAATTCTTTCAAAAAGGTTTTTGAACATGAATTGGTGTTGCGTTGAGCTTTTCAAAGTTTTAAGTTGAAACTAAATAATGTTGTGTGTTCATTTTGATAACCTTTGCTGTAAAAGAGTGTATTTCCATTCCAGCGAAATGAAGGAAAAGCAGGACGAGGCAAGCTGGTCGAATTTATTTTATCAACCAGACAACTTTTAGAAATTGAACTTTATATGATcctgtttttatttatatactttctgTGTGCATAAGTTTTATGACAACAAAATGTTACCCAAACATATTAAATTTGCTAAATGAAAAAAGGGAAGAAGTAAATGTGGTTGATTTAATATAacttaaaagttttgaaatacattttaattacaTAAAGAGTATTGTAGATAAAGAGGGGAAACTTCTTTTTCAATTCTGTCAAACAAACAGATTTTTATCGCagagtatattatatatattttaattagttttttcAATCCTATTGAGATAGATTATCTTAACCAGCTTAATATAtgtgtttatttgataaaatCAGCACCAACTGTTCTAAATTAAGTTCCAAATTCTTTATTAAGCCTTCTTAGACACATTGGGtgtttatttcttttgaaaatttgatattgTAATTAAACAAGTCCTAGGTATGAATATGAATCCATTGtctatatatgttatttaatcttaaatgtgtaaaaataaaaacacaaataaaggcaagagtagtatactgctgttcaaaagtcataaatcgattgagacaaaacaaaatccgggtaacaaactaaaacaaaggGAAGCTCATCTAccataaaaggaaaacaacgaaacaacagaaacactgaagtgcaaaaaaaaaccGACAATGCTACATACGTTATTAGATAGCAACTgtaaaagggggacgaaagataccagagggacagtcaaactcataaatcgaaaataatctgacaacgccatggctaaaaatggaaagGACAAAAAGGCAACATTCCTGCCTTGTCACaagatatttaagaaaaaaatggtgggttgagtcttgttttgtggctagccaaaccgcGCGCATTTGTGCATCTTTACGAGCAGacttgtttgtatactgtcatgaatcacagtttatggtGGAACTCATTAAAGAACCGTCTGCATTTAACTGATAAATataacaacacttaccgttagcTTTATATTTTGTTACTTAAATAAGCAAGGATTCTCTAAACACACTGCTCAAATGTACCGAAAGGGACTTACTTAATATAAATCAAGTATTAACAGCAATAATTGTACTTTCCGGGAAactcattatatatatacaatgatacTTACTATAAAGGAAATCCTGGAGAATATTAAGTCTGTTtcatgttcctttggaatttcaatcaAAAATAAGGAACtggatatgtacatgtatttgatacataaactacatGAAATTTCTTACAAACAACGggatattgctgggtcttccattTACTCTACAAAACatctttataaattatttacatcAACTTTATCAGCAGTCAAAGCCGGGCTTCATAGTTATAGTGAAACTACATATTCTGGAAGTGGATTCAGATGTTGAtacttaaaattataaagatcttttaaagtaaatacactctaaaactgctttatgaagatacttgatttcttgattgagaACATATTTATTATGTTTAAAGGACGTGTTTTTCGACAAACAATCGGCATTCCCATGGAAACTAGATGTGTTACCGATTTGTGTCTCTATTCTTCATAAAAGGATCTTTATACAGGAACATCTTAGGAAGAAGAAAATCAtcagtatcctttaactttactttccgcgaTATAGATGATGTtcactcactaaataattcatgttgaacgcatctatctaATCGATATTGGAATAAAAGATACCACGGGTATAGTGAATTCTCCGTCATATATAGAATAGCATCTAGAAACTAACAACGAGGGTCCGATGAAAACAAATCTTAGCGACAAAAGGGTTGATTTCAGCACCCCATTTGTGatcttttcatttctatgtagcaaaagTTTAGCAGCATCTGCACACGTAGTATATGTCTCACTATTGATACGATACAGCAGGGCTTGTTTTTCATATAATCATTCCCTTGAACAGCAATATATACAGTGATATTTTACTAGTATATATAGTTGGTATTCGCATTATACCAGTCCTTGCTTTCCTTCCTAGACGAAATGCAGTCTTAAATTTTAACGAATAGCTATTGTTAGAATTAAAATGTCAACAGGGGCTGTATTAAAGAGACGGCAACCTTACAAAAAAGAGAGAAAAGAGCCCAAGTCAACCAATGGGCATTCAACGCAACGCGATAATAATAAGGTAGTCAGGCTTCTACAGGTCTTAAAACAAGGAGGTTTGCTGGTTCCGCGAAATGGACGGCAGACTAAACTAGACCATATACATGAACTAAAATGAAAGAACATATAAGTCTTACAAAGGTCAGAGATTCCTGGCTTGGGTCAGGTATGTTgttcatttaacaaaaaaagttaaTGCTTTCCATGAAATCAACTCGAATAAACGACCCAATGTCGAGGAGTGCTAGTATCTTAGTTTTCTAAATTCTAATATGGTTCATCGAAAACGTTGGCAGAATCAAATGGGATACAAGCAAAGCATATTTCAGTCAAGCAAGATGACGTTTTTGTTGCTAATTCATTGACCAATTAGCAAAAAGTTAGAGAAAAGTCAAGCTTCACTCGCTACCATCGATTCAATATAGACAATTTCAAAACTCCAAAAACTCACTCGGATAACCGATGTTATCACAATCAGAGTTTTTGATTttaactttccgttttgaattttccatgaagttcgatattttttttttgtatatttttgtttgcataatatGATAAATCCTAAATAATGGGACAAAGAATCTGAAATGAATATATTTAATGACTACTGTTTTATTTTGTACTATGTATTACAACTATCACTTGATATTCTAAAGCCTTTTAAGATTATTCGTGTAACCGGACTACACAGAAGTACTGAATCAGTATCTTGTCAGAGAACGTCTGGACTCTTTTTTTGAAAAGCAATATTGGTTGATGCCAAATTTCGATTGAAAATAGTGCATGTGCGTGCCAAAAAGAAGTTGATATATATCATATAGGGTAGTGTTTCCGTACAAATATTATTACTGTTTttgtgatgtaaaaaaaaaagtatgagtaagatgtaaaagaggggcgaaagataccagaggaacagtcaaactcgtagaccgaaaataaactgacaacaccattggTACAAAATGTcgcaggtgctctggaagggtaggcagatcctgctccacaaattgcacccgtcgtgttgctcatgttattataaACCCGGTATATAGGCTAATTCcagttgaaggtcgtacattgacctataatggtaatcttttataaattgttatttgtatggcgagttgtctcattggtactcataccacatattcctatatctataattcggaaggtcacatttgTAAAAAgagaacgggattgtagttacgacatagaGAAAACGGtacaatcataccgcatcttacTAATAAGTTTTGTATAGCAACTAATGAATACGCTTATTTTTTCGCTCAGCTCAAATGTTTCaacatgaaaatttaaaacttctGACTAAATAACGATTCTAATAAGATGctgttttcatttcaaaataaaatattggctttcatacaattttgattttaatcgGATATCAAGAATTTAATTTGTGTGAAcgtaaaaacattaaa includes:
- the LOC139522345 gene encoding uncharacterized protein: MCPKGTYQDESGQVNCKSCPNGLTTYFIASKNGSECTVYDIVTDTLVTESSGNQYVAGVVVGIVIPLIMIVFIVYFGWKKYRTYIYEVRRKEKLKKLSEMKEKQDEASWSNLFYQPDNF